Proteins encoded by one window of Mycolicibacterium cosmeticum:
- a CDS encoding heavy metal translocating P-type ATPase, giving the protein MSDACGCGNGEPRGADEQDREPERVWQIKELQFAALSGVLLLAAVIAGFLDAAEPVVLALEAVALLAGAYTFVPSTLKRLATGKIGVGTLMTIAAVGAVILGEVGEAAMLAFLFSISEGLEEYSLARTRRGLRALLSLVPDEATVLRDGAEKTVAPADLRIGDRMLVKPGERVATDGIIRHGRTALDVSAITGESVPVEVGPGDEVFAGSINGTGALEVEVSTTAEDNSLARIVRIVEAEQTRKGASQRLADRIAKPLVPGIMIVAALIAVIGSLLGDSATWIERALVVLVAASPCALAISVPVTVVAAIGAASKLGALVKGGAALEGLGKIRGVALDKTGTLTANRPAVIDVATTDGATRAQVLDVAAALEARSEHPLAAAILAAVDDVTPATDVEAVTGAGLTGHRDGHPIRLGRPGWLDPGPLAGDVARMQRTGATAVLVEDDGEVIGAIAVRDELRHEAAEVVARLRRDGYHVAMLTGDNQATAAALARNVGIEDVHAELRPEDKARLIEQLRAQRPTAMVGDGVNDAPALATADVGIAMGAMGTDVAIETADVALMGEDLRHLPQTFSHARRARRIMLQNVGLSLGLIIVLMPLALFGVLGLAAVVLVHELAEIVVIANGVRAGRSTPLAGASADPAVSPTRAAPVGAPS; this is encoded by the coding sequence ATGAGCGATGCATGCGGCTGCGGCAACGGCGAACCCCGCGGCGCCGACGAGCAGGACCGCGAGCCCGAGCGGGTCTGGCAGATCAAAGAACTGCAGTTCGCCGCCCTCTCGGGAGTGTTGCTGCTGGCAGCGGTGATCGCCGGGTTCCTCGACGCCGCCGAGCCGGTAGTCCTGGCGCTGGAAGCGGTGGCGCTGCTGGCCGGCGCCTACACCTTCGTGCCGTCCACCCTGAAGCGGCTGGCGACGGGCAAAATCGGGGTCGGCACGCTGATGACCATCGCCGCGGTGGGCGCGGTGATCCTCGGCGAGGTCGGTGAGGCCGCCATGCTGGCCTTCCTGTTCTCCATCAGTGAGGGACTGGAGGAGTACTCGCTGGCCCGCACGCGCCGCGGACTGCGCGCGCTATTGTCGCTGGTCCCCGACGAGGCCACCGTGCTGCGTGACGGCGCCGAAAAGACCGTCGCGCCTGCGGATTTGCGGATCGGTGACCGGATGCTGGTCAAGCCCGGGGAGCGTGTCGCCACCGACGGCATCATCCGCCACGGTCGCACCGCGCTGGATGTCTCGGCCATCACCGGCGAGTCAGTTCCCGTGGAGGTCGGGCCCGGTGATGAGGTGTTCGCCGGGTCGATCAACGGCACCGGGGCACTCGAGGTGGAGGTCAGCACCACCGCCGAGGACAACTCACTGGCCCGCATCGTGCGCATCGTGGAGGCCGAACAGACCCGCAAGGGCGCCTCCCAACGCCTGGCCGATCGCATCGCCAAACCCCTAGTGCCCGGGATCATGATCGTCGCGGCGCTGATCGCGGTGATCGGCAGCCTGCTCGGCGACTCGGCCACCTGGATCGAGCGGGCCCTGGTGGTGCTGGTCGCCGCCTCACCGTGCGCCCTGGCGATCTCGGTGCCGGTCACCGTGGTGGCCGCCATCGGCGCCGCCAGCAAGCTCGGTGCGCTGGTCAAGGGCGGCGCGGCACTGGAAGGGCTGGGCAAGATCCGCGGCGTCGCCCTGGACAAGACCGGCACACTCACCGCGAACCGGCCCGCCGTGATCGACGTGGCCACCACCGACGGCGCCACCCGCGCCCAGGTGCTGGATGTGGCGGCCGCCTTGGAAGCGCGCAGCGAGCACCCGCTGGCCGCGGCGATCCTCGCCGCCGTCGATGACGTCACCCCTGCCACCGACGTCGAGGCCGTCACCGGCGCCGGGCTCACCGGCCACCGCGACGGGCACCCCATCCGCCTGGGTCGCCCCGGCTGGCTAGACCCCGGCCCGCTCGCCGGTGACGTCGCCCGCATGCAGCGGACCGGGGCCACCGCGGTCCTCGTCGAAGACGACGGCGAAGTGATCGGCGCCATCGCCGTGCGCGACGAGCTGCGGCATGAGGCCGCCGAGGTGGTCGCCCGGTTGCGCCGCGACGGCTATCACGTGGCGATGCTCACCGGCGACAACCAGGCCACCGCCGCTGCGCTGGCCCGCAATGTCGGGATCGAGGACGTGCACGCCGAGCTGCGCCCCGAAGACAAAGCGCGGCTGATCGAACAGCTCCGGGCTCAGCGCCCCACCGCGATGGTCGGTGATGGCGTCAACGACGCTCCCGCGCTGGCCACCGCCGACGTGGGGATCGCGATGGGCGCGATGGGCACCGACGTGGCCATCGAAACCGCCGACGTGGCGCTGATGGGCGAAGACCTGCGCCACCTGCCGCAGACATTCAGCCATGCCCGGCGGGCGCGGCGGATCATGCTGCAAAACGTCGGCCTGTCTCTGGGCCTAATCATCGTGTTGATGCCGCTGGCCCTGTTCGGGGTGCTCGGGCTGGCCGCCGTGGTGCTGGTCCACGAACTCGCCGAGATCGTGGTCATCGCCAACGGTGTGCGGGCCGGACGCAGCACACCGCTGGCCGGCGCGTCGGCCGATCCGGCAGTCAGCCCCACTCGCGCGGCGCCGGTCGGCGCGCCGTCGTGA
- a CDS encoding ArsR/SmtB family transcription factor yields MAMNKVEAAGCLTGSASGSSNLDAAVALFHSLSDSARLAIVRRLADGEARVVDLIGELGLAQSTVSAHVACLRDCGLVTGRPDGRQVFYSLARPELLDLLASAETLLAATGNAVALCPAYGTRDRTDATRGTQEARR; encoded by the coding sequence ATGGCGATGAATAAGGTGGAAGCGGCCGGCTGCCTCACCGGCAGCGCCTCGGGGAGTTCGAATCTGGATGCCGCGGTGGCACTGTTTCACAGCCTCTCCGACTCGGCCCGGTTGGCGATCGTGCGCCGCCTGGCCGACGGGGAGGCCCGCGTGGTCGACCTGATCGGGGAGCTGGGGTTGGCCCAGTCCACGGTGTCGGCGCACGTGGCGTGCCTGCGGGACTGCGGCCTGGTCACCGGCCGTCCCGACGGTCGGCAGGTGTTCTACTCATTGGCCCGCCCTGAGCTGCTCGATCTGCTCGCCTCGGCCGAAACCCTGCTGGCCGCCACCGGCAACGCCGTCGCGCTGTGCCCCGCCTACGGCACCCGCGACCGCACCGACGCGACGAGGGGTACGCAGGAGGCCCGCCGATGA
- a CDS encoding sterol desaturase family protein, producing the protein MGATSSPTSTWVITAVQAVARYGYVPFMLIGLNGAGLAVAAAGAPKYWLLIILAAAIATAFLVERIIPYDPQWNHDCADTTRDRIHVAVNETLILASVAAIPLLAAIVPAPQLWPHSWPFVAQVLAAILVADFGITVVHLASHKIGVLWRFHAVHHSITRFYGLNGLMKHPLHQTVEMAAGVAPLILIGLPVDVASALALAVAIQLLLQHSNADYRIGPAKYVLALNEGHRFHHLKWAGIGDVNFGLFTLVWDHLMRTFSYDPTRRFDSAQLGMAAKPDYPSSYLRQMIYPFTHNGGCAVKSTAPTTNGAAEPSVPDPASKYRC; encoded by the coding sequence ATGGGTGCGACTTCGTCTCCGACATCGACGTGGGTGATCACTGCGGTCCAGGCGGTGGCCCGCTACGGCTACGTGCCGTTCATGCTGATCGGCCTCAACGGTGCGGGCCTCGCCGTGGCCGCCGCCGGCGCCCCGAAGTACTGGCTGCTGATCATTCTGGCGGCCGCGATCGCGACGGCGTTCCTGGTGGAGCGGATCATCCCCTATGACCCGCAGTGGAACCACGATTGCGCCGACACCACCCGTGACCGCATCCACGTCGCGGTCAACGAAACCCTCATCCTGGCCAGCGTCGCCGCCATCCCGCTGCTGGCCGCGATCGTCCCCGCGCCCCAGTTATGGCCGCACAGCTGGCCATTCGTCGCACAAGTCCTCGCCGCGATCCTGGTCGCCGATTTCGGGATCACCGTGGTGCATTTGGCCAGCCACAAAATCGGGGTCCTGTGGCGCTTCCACGCGGTGCACCACAGCATCACCCGCTTCTACGGCCTCAACGGTCTGATGAAACACCCGCTGCACCAAACCGTGGAGATGGCCGCCGGGGTGGCGCCGCTCATCCTGATCGGGCTGCCCGTCGACGTCGCCTCAGCCCTGGCCCTGGCCGTGGCGATCCAGCTGCTGCTGCAGCACTCCAACGCCGACTACCGCATCGGCCCAGCCAAATACGTCTTGGCCCTCAACGAAGGCCACCGCTTCCATCACCTCAAATGGGCCGGCATCGGTGATGTCAACTTCGGGCTGTTCACCCTGGTGTGGGACCACCTGATGCGCACCTTCTCCTACGACCCCACCCGCCGCTTCGACTCGGCCCAGCTGGGCATGGCCGCCAAGCCTGACTACCCCAGCAGTTACCTGCGCCAGATGATCTACCCGTTCACCCACAACGGCGGCTGCGCCGTGAAGTCCACGGCCCCGACGACGAACGGCGCGGCGGAGCCGTCGGTCCCAGACCCGGCCTCGAAGTATCGCTGCTGA
- a CDS encoding helix-turn-helix domain-containing protein encodes MNRRGGDAAAGPRWGGAALLRPGVLAFAGSIGSTDAHAHHAVQVITATTALTVLDEHGARHVGTKVVVPADAPHRIEVGAQEGTVVFLEPESAPGQAAHSRAVRSGWIVTPVLSSTRRRALAAVVDELIAHLAPATADNGTAVRHPAIDDALRLLPDLVAAGPVSGTELAAQVGLSASRLTHLFTEQVGIPLRRYVLWSRLRAAITRVQAGDDLTGAAHGAGFADSAHLTRTTREMFGLPPSVLSRHVSWDLDSG; translated from the coding sequence ATTAATAGGCGTGGTGGTGATGCAGCGGCCGGACCGCGCTGGGGTGGGGCGGCGCTGCTGCGGCCGGGGGTGCTGGCCTTCGCGGGGTCGATCGGCTCCACCGATGCTCACGCTCACCATGCGGTGCAGGTCATCACCGCGACAACGGCGCTGACGGTGCTCGATGAGCACGGCGCGCGCCACGTCGGGACGAAGGTGGTCGTGCCCGCCGACGCGCCGCACCGGATCGAGGTCGGCGCCCAGGAGGGAACGGTGGTGTTCCTGGAGCCGGAATCCGCGCCGGGACAGGCCGCACACTCCCGTGCCGTGCGGTCCGGGTGGATCGTCACCCCGGTGCTAAGTTCGACCCGTCGGCGCGCGCTGGCCGCGGTGGTCGACGAGCTGATTGCGCACCTGGCGCCCGCCACGGCCGACAACGGCACCGCGGTGCGGCATCCCGCCATCGATGACGCGTTGCGGCTGTTGCCCGACCTTGTGGCGGCGGGACCGGTCAGCGGCACGGAACTGGCTGCCCAGGTTGGCCTTTCAGCGAGCCGGTTAACGCATCTGTTCACCGAGCAGGTCGGCATCCCGCTGCGGCGTTACGTGTTGTGGTCACGGCTGCGGGCCGCGATCACCCGGGTTCAGGCCGGGGATGATCTGACCGGCGCGGCGCACGGGGCGGGGTTCGCCGATAGCGCTCACCTGACCCGTACCACCCGCGAAATGTTCGGCCTGCCACCCTCGGTGCTCAGCCGGCACGTGTCCTGGGATCTCGACAGCGGGTAG